The Arvicola amphibius chromosome 11, mArvAmp1.2, whole genome shotgun sequence genomic interval CAGCCTAGCGGGAGGTCTCTGTTGTGACACTGAAGTTTGCTCTTATTTCGCCATCTACCCATGGCGTCTGGTGTGAAATTTCCCCTCTCTTAGTTTGCTCTGAAATCAAGATCAGCGGCAATCAGTCCTTGCAACTGGAGAAACACTAAATGCAAGTTTCCTTTGATTTAAGAAGTATGGTGCAGCAATTTTCCAGTGGCCTCTATTTTGAGCTTTTCCAGCTTGTTAAGTTACTGATTTCTGTTTCCCCCATGGAGAAGGAGAGTAAAACACTTGAGGCTAAATCAACAAGTAATTACCAAGCATCCCTCTGATGGCAGCCTACATTTTAGAAgagcctgtttctttttttctttcctttcctttcctttcctttcctttccttttctttcctttctttcttttttaactgatccttctgtctgtctaGTACAATAGACTCCAGCCGTCTTGGAAAAACACCATAGCCAGTTAACCCTGCCTAATCTTCTTTGCTCTCAGTTTGGAAAGGACCCCCACTCCCCATGGGACTAGAGTTGACTTGGCAGTGAGCTAAACCCTCTTTTGATAAGACAACTTTGTCCCTCAGTTCTGGCCAGTTCCAGTGTGAGCAAAACCTAAGAGTTTCCTTTCCGTCTTCAAGTCCCCTTGATCTGGGTTTCTGTTTCAGGTATAGTTGGGGTAACGTTCTGGCAACATGCTTCTATTGTAGAACCAAAGGCCGAAATATTCAGAAATGACTCAGGCTAGGTACAGGATAATGGGGCAGAGCACATTTCTAAACAGAGGAGACCTAGTCCACATGCCTGATTTACAGGGAAGTGTGGTCTCCTTGGAAGCCTGCTCTAGCACGTAGGTGTGCTGTTTCTCTGCTTCTACAGAATCTATTTTCTTCCCTCAGGTAAACAAAAGCAGCTTGCTCCTGAGGGTCCAGCAGTACAATAAAGCCACACCTTGACTCATGATGCAGTTCTGAGCCCTCCTCAAGCATCTGCCAtaggttgagaatacacattgaaaatgtatttgaCACACCTAACCTATAGAATATCCCTTAAAAGTGCTCAAAACACTCACTCACCTTAGCCTACAGTGGGCAAAATCACCAATGCAGAGTCGATTTTATAAGAAAGTAGGACACGTCACATATAATTTATTGAACACCTTGGTTCACGAAACATTAGCAGCACAGTACTGCACACTACAGCTCACTCCACTGATGGTGCAGCTGACAGGCAGCTGCGGCTGATCCCAGGGTGTGCAGGGAGTGTTACTCATATAGACGTGAAACTCATATAGACGGGGTTCGGAAGAggctgggctctctctctctctctctctctctctctctctctctctctctctcttgttttggcttttttgagacagggtttctctgtgtagtcttgactgtcctagaactcactctgtagaccaggttggcctcgaactcacagagatccacctgcctctgcctcccaagtgcagggattaaaggcatgcgccactgtgGCCCAGCACCTTTGCTCTCTTCTGAAAAGCTCTTGTCACACTGCACATTCACACCCTACACTTCCCGGGctaaatatatactttattcACGTGTGTGCTCAATTCCATACTGTAGGTGATTTGGGTCAACTGGGAGGGATAGGTTATAAAGAAGTAGTGGGGTTGGTGAATAATCAATAGTCAATACTGCATGGCCAGcatggggccctgggttcaatccccagcatgcaGAAACTAAACAATGGTGACATATGACTATAACCCTAGcattcagtaggtaaaggtaagaggagcagaagttcaaggtcatcattggCTGCATAGTAAGTTTAAAGCCAACCTGGAATACATGAGATCCAGCCTCAAAAgaggggggcaggggagggattAAAGGCAGTTTTGTAATGTGACTTCTATACAGTCGGGAAGAAAAGGCTACGGTGTTCTTCTTTTGCCCTTTCttctgccatcttttttttttttttcttaatcaaaaCATTCCTAAAACACTCAAAATGGATTTCTTAAAGCCagatttcagccgggcggtggtggcgcacgcctttaatcccagcactcgggaggcagaggcaggcggatctctgagttcgaggccagcctggtctacaagagctagttccaggacaggctctagaaactacagggaaaccctgtctcgaaaaaccaaaaaaaaaaaaaaaaaagccagatttcAGAAGATCGAGCATTGCAGGCTCTTGGCAGAACATGTGATTGTAGGTCTTGGCCACCAAAgtcccttttctctctcatctcaGGAACCTGGACATGACCAGAAAGATCTTCACAAACACCAGGGAGCGGTGGAGGCAGCAGAGTGTCAACAGCGCCTTCGCCAAGCTGAGGAAACTCATCCCCACTCACCCTCCAGACAAGAAGCTGAGCAAAAATGAAACGCTTCGCTTGGCAATGCGGTATATCAACTTCTTGGTCAAGGTCCTGGGAGAGCAAAGCCTAGAGCAAACAGGACTAGCTGCTCAGGGAAACATTCTGGGGCTCTTTCCCCAAGAGCCCCACCTGCCAGCCTTGGATGAAAGACTTCTACTCAATGACTATGGAGTTTCCTCCCCTGGCCCCAGCTGTGAGGCTCCCTAGGGTGGCTGTGGCTGTCAGGCCCCCGGGGGCAGTACTAGTTGAAGAGTTCTGTGGTTGTATGTGTGCTGTGGAGAGGTGTGACGCAGGAACTGATGGGGACAGAAGCTGAGAGCCGCAAGGGGACTTGAGGAATGTTGCTCTAGCCTCTTTACCCCAGGACTTCAGGCAGAAGGACTTGATCTGTAAGTCTGCACGAGACGATTGCAAAACAGCAGAACAAACTGCCGCCTCGCTCATGACTTCAGTAATGAGGATTTCCTTACACTGGATCTCAGAGGAATGAATGATGCTTGTTGctctttgaatatatttaaaagtttgctTTGAAAAAGGAGATGTGTCTGATTGAGGGTAGAGACAAGAAGTCTTAAGACTGATGAATGAAAAGGTAGTCACTGTGAAAAACCAACACCAGAGGAGGCATGGGTCGTCTCTGGAGGGATGTCCCTTTGGAGCAGAGCCGTGAGGATACTGTGGGTGGAAAGGCTCCATGTCCTTCGACCTCTACAGAGTCATCACAACCTACTTGGCTgcatagtaagtttgaggtcaacctggaaTACACGAGATCCAGCCTCAAAAGAGGAGGgggtcagccgggcagtggtggcgcacgcctttaatcccagcactcaggaggcagaggcaggcggatctctgtgagttcgagaccagcctggtctacaagagctagctccaggacaggctctaaagctgcagagaaaccctgtctcaaaacaacaacaacaaaaaaaaaaaaaaaaaaaaaaagaggagggggtcAGGGGAGGGACAAAACACAGATTTGTAATGTTGACTTCGAAGCTGAGCCTCTGAAACCAAATAGTGGATTCCATTCATTCGAGGAAAAACCCTGGTAATTTAGGAGCTAGACTTCAtagttttcttattaaaaaaaaaaaatagctgaaatGAGGAAGCAAACCCCTTAGTTTGACACATTGGGTACTAAAACTTTAAATGCAGCCTAAATTCCTGCTGACTTAAGTCCCGCACAagtcaataattaagaaaaacccaAATAGTGGCATTTCGCATTTTGCTGTGAGCAGACAATAGAAATAAGGGACCAGATGCTAATGAACTAATGCATTGAAGGCCAGGGAGCACTGGCTGGATCTTAAGCTGGGGCAGGGTAGCATCCAGCAAACCAGTGGAATAGTGAGGATGCTCCAGTCCTCACTCCACACCATTCTGGTCCTCATGGAACTTGGATTCAAAGATGAATCCAGCAGCTGAGCCGTCAAATGCAGATGTCTATCTCTGGGACATTTTATCTCCCCAGAGTTCTTTTGGCTTTATGATCGCCCAATCATAGGTGGGACATCTATGGATTGTGGTTAAGAATTTACAGTGTCTACACAATGTAGAATTTAAATGTCCCTCTGGAATGTATTTTATTCATAGGTAACCACATCATTAAGGTCGATTTAGCCAATGGACTTGTAGCACAATGGGTTTCCCTCAAAGCCCTTTGTTTATCCTCACTTGGTTCATTTCTCCACAGAAACAGTATAGAGACAGGGAACCACAGAGGACGCTGGAGTCCTTCCTTCCACCCTAGAGTGTATACCATTCGCACCAGCTGTGGGAGGTTCAAGCTTGTTCCCAGTTCATCAGGCAGTGGGACATTTCTAAGTTTTAATGGTAGTTGTCAGTTAAGTTCCACTGCCCTCTCATCTGGCATTAAATAAAGTACATTTGACagtgacatttttttaaaggatttttaaaaaaaatgtattatgtatacagtgctctacctgcatgccagaagagggcaccagatctcattacagataattgtgagccactgtgtggttgctgggaattgaactcaggacctctaaaagagcagccagtgcttttaatctctgagccacctctccagccccagggactttgtttttatttagattcTTTGAACATGAAGAAAGTACAGAGGCCCTCGGTCCCTAGATGCAATTTTTTTGCTCTACACAGACCACACTCACTTTCCTGATTGCTGGAGCTTTTTTCTGTGCTcagaggggacctcccactgaaaTGCTCCAAGGACCCCAAAATGATGTGAGGAGGTTGCATCATCAGTACAGTAAACAAGGGGGACACTTATTTAAAGAAACCCTAGAGGAAATCCATTTGTAAGCGAATAAACCTTTACAATGTTATGATATGGATGTATTTATTCAGCTTTAATTTTCTGTACCAAGTTGAATTAAATTAAGAcaactgtcaaaaaataaaaccaagccgggcggtggtggcgcacgcctttaatcccagcactcgggaggcaaaggcaggtggatctctgtgagttcgaggctagcctggtctacaagagctaggtccaggacaggctctaaaagagctgcagagaaaccctgtctcgaaaaaccaaaaaaaaaaaaaaaaaaaaaaaaaacaaaacaaaacaaaaccaaaacaaacaacaaacaaataaaaaaaacaactctaATCACATGTGGTCCCAAACCTAGTTATGATATGTGTGAGACCGGAAGTTAATTCAAAACTCCCTCTATGGTTTTCTTTGATGAACCTAGTAATAAGTCTTCAcagttcagggctggagagatggctcagaggttaagagcattgcctgctcttccaaaggtcctgagttcaattcccagtaaccacatggtggctcacaatcatctgtaatggggtctggtgccctcttctggcctggaggcatacacacagacaaaatattgtatacataataaataaataaataaatattaaaaaagacttCACAGTTCAAATGCATTATTGTCTACCAGATGCTACATCTGTTTATGGGCCATTTGAACAGAACTACACTTCTCTGTGAGTATTTGGTCTGCTTTGGACAGTAATGGAAATGTTTAGAAACCACATTTAAGCAGAACCTTGTTTTATATAGACTATGTTACTCCGTTgcacagcaaagaaaacagatttgTCTCGACGGTTGACAGACACAGACGCCTGTCTCCTGACCTTCTCTCTAACCCATCCAAGGCGCTGATCGGTCACCATGTACTTGGAACTGAAAATGAGCAAGAGCCTTATTGTTATGTTAACCTTTCCTCAAAGCATTTAGTCATCTTCATATGCCTCTCTTGTGATATGACATTACCACTCCCTATAGAATGTGAGTAGCTGTGTCAACCAAAGATTTTATCTGTTGATGTGTTGTGTCATTTCTTAACCATTGATCATAATTTGCTATTTAACTGTTAACttattacaaataaattatttaaaaaaataattgtccttttatttttaggaCAATTTTATCTCCCTTACCTGACTTACAACcctcttttcctttgctgtgtatTATGGACACCTGTATATATCCTGttctttctgaaaaacaaaaatccacttGAGTACAGGGATAGACTCTGGTGTTTAATCTTCACCAAAGTCCTATAACTGGCCCCTACTTCTAAAATGTGAAAAAGATCCTAAGACTATCCATGCCCAGAATTACAGTTGGCTTCCCCTGCGGATATGGGgcggggagtgggagagagaaggcattaaaataaagttacacaggctggtttttctttttccttttctctctgagaCACTCAGTCTAAGGCTTTTCTTTAAAGCTCTCCATAATTACCACCCAAGAACACCCCTTACAGCACCTGCCTTGTGAGTTTCATCATCTAAGAATGGCTTGCGATGGCCAACGTAAGCATTAAGTTATGCATGTCTGGCTTTGTCCTTAAAAAGGCCAAAGATGAAAAGGGCTAGGGATAATGGTCAGCTTAACTGATGACCTAGGCCAAAGGTTAGTCAAAAGTCACATCCTCGGCTGGAAAGGCCAATGATCTGGAGGGATCTGAAAGTCCAATAGCAATGCAAAGTGAGGGATTTGCAGCAGGTGTTCGGAAAGGAGCAGGAAGGCTAGAAGGTCCTCCAGGAGCTCCAGAGGCCAGGGGTGGCAAGGTCTCTCCAACCCAGTGTCTTGTGCTCCACTTGCAGCTGACTGGAAACAGACAAACGTGcgtggcttcattttcttttctcttcttctctaatAGATTATCACCAAGAAGTTTTAAAGACACCAGATTTATGCATGAGCTTCAGTGAGGTTCATAATTTACCGAGTAACATTTATTACAGGAATTTAAAAATGTCCACTCGAGAAATTTTCTTGGTAGACTAGCGAAGGCCACTGTTCACGATCATCATTAGAGGAATTTCGCAAATATGGATTAGAGTGGCCGCAACCCCATTCTTTGTTCTAAGTAATCATAAAAAGAACTATGGAAAGACATAATCAGAATTCTGGTCAAAGAAGTATGTCCACGGACTTAGTGTAGTGACACCCCGGTAGAGCTAGCTAGGCCACAGGTAAGACAAAAGATTTCTTCAATTCCAGAATTCACAATCTgtataatgagaccttgtctctggAATACAAAGTctttttcaaagacttatagagatgaatattttagCATTATATGTAAGGAGCATGTGAGTATAATATTAAGAATAAGCCTGACAAAGTTTTCACTATCTGCCAAACACCGAGTCCAAGAACTTCTAGTATATCGACTTACctaattttcataataatattatattttctaataCAGCATTAATTGTAGTCTATTAATTATATGCAGGTCTTTTGTGGTCCTGGGagcaaacctgggtccttggACATGTCtgtcaagcactctaccactgacccacatccccagccctaaaGACATGTGCATATTATATCAATATTATTGTTGCCATTTCACAAGATATCTAAGAAAATATAACTGTGGGGTCACACTGCTGCATCAGAATGCTACTCTGGGCTGTTTCTACAAAGAAGAACTGCATCCCATAAAGCCAGGGTGACATCACACTGTTTTATTTACATCCGGGTCAGACATACTGTTAGATAAATAAGCACCAAAGTCCCTAGGAAGAGGAAGCTTCCTGCTCCAGAAGCACCAGACCAGGGTTAACACCAATAAACCTCTGAAATCAGACAGCTGCACTGAATGCGATGCCTTTGGTACCACAGGTGGCTCACAGTGTGCAACTGTTGGGCTCCAGCCAGAGGTGGTTTGCTGGTCTTTTGGTCCAGTCCCTGCCAACAGATCTGTTCTGCCTCATCTTGCCTTCCTGCTCCATAATGGCAAGTAGGCCAGCTCAGACCTCTTCAAACACTCACTGTATCCCCTTCCCCGTGGTTGGCCcctccatctctcctgctctcctggtCTCAGCTCTCCAGagttggggagaagggaggacttCTGGTCTTGCACAAAACGCTTTTCTTTACCGCATGTAAGCTACATTCTTGCTCTCTGTAAATCTTTGTATCGATTTTGTTAGCTAACCATGTACATGTGTTAGGTCTGAAGGGACTAGagcaggggtgggagagatgactcagtggttaagagcactttctgggtttacagaggactcaggttcagttcccagcacccacatggcagctcacagctgtctatgactctagttccaagggCTCTGATGCCTCTTTGTGATCTCTGTTGGCACCAGGTTTGCAtgtagtgcatatacatacatgaggGCAAACAcgcaaaacaaaagtaaataaatattttctttcttcaaaaaaaagtctaagaaTGATCATAGAATTAGACTTCTTGGGTTCAGCAAAACTTTCTTGTATACAATCACATGACCACTGTGACCAGATTATATTTTGAGGTAAATGGAGTATTGTGTTGAAATAACTTGCATCTTCTCCAGAAGTCAGATAATAACTTCAGTAcagacatattttaatatttctctaaAAAAGTCCAGATTGAATTCTACTTTGTGCATGTACAcgtatatgaatatatgttgtCTATTTGGCCTTGTGCTGTTTTCTCCCTGCACACAGTGTATCTGCAAGGGTACAATTACACCCAAAACTGGAATATTTGGACCCCCTCGAGTCCCGTCTCCGACGGCACAGAGTGGATTTTGAGAGCGTTGTCATCAATGAGACAAGGTTCTGGGAACCCCCTGGAATGATGAGATGTCTGTGACCTGAGCTGGGTAGTGTCTAAGTGGTGCTGACGTGGAGGTGGGGTGTCATATCAGTGACAGCTGGcagctctctcccctctcctctcattGGCGCCGGTGAGTAGCTGGACCAGGTTAGGGGATCAGGTAGCTTAGATTCCCTAAGTCCCATTTCAGCTAAAACTGTGGTGCTCATACGAGACCTCTGAAAATATTTCTGAGGATCTACTCCACTCATACAAAATTGTGCTGAGGCCGGGAGATAGCTCAGCGGACGAGCACATGGTCCATGCTCTAAGTCCTAAGTCAATTCCCAggccctaaaacaaacaaacaaaagtccccATTCTATTGACTAGGACTCTTGTGGAACAGCCATTCCACTTACCTTACCCATCCATCTATTCTACCCAGCTACATCAGTGGGTATGTGCAAATAAAACTCTgtgttctttttcctccctccttcttaaTCTCTTATCCCACAGTCTTGCAAGTCATATAGCATCTTTTCGACGTTCTTTTTAACATCTGCATATATAACATGGTACGGATGTTCCAGTTATCCTGTCCGCCAGTGAGGGATACTGGGGTGTCTCCAGTTTTGCTGCTATGAACAATTGGGCAATGAACACCTTGAATGTCTGTTTCTGAGCTTGTTTGCAGGTCCGTTGCATCTGCAGGACAATGAAGTTTTAGCAGAGACACcggtgtttttattttcacacgTGTCACCTGCAGACCATGTTGACAGCTGCTGAGATACTTGCCAACCTGTcagaaaaatgttttctcaatgtggtttcatttgcatttttcatCATGAGTATATCTCTGGGTCACTTGGGTCATTCCTTTTTCTGTTCCTGCAGAATGTTTTATCGGTcgctgccttcttttctcttgatttgttcatctttttcttcccaatttttgaaagatatttatatatgaaagagGTTAACTCCTTTTCTATGGTGTGAGTGATAACTATCTCCCCCAATAGTTCATttaagttccaggactgtcagggctacacagagtaaacactgtctcaagaaataaaaacaaaaacaaataaacaaaaaattttgaTCTTAAGGTTAAAAATGGATTTATGGTTCCATACTTTGAATCATAGAGAACTCTATTGTGTTTCAAGGCCTTTGTTCTTTTGAATTCATGATAAAATCTTGCAAGGCCCTGTCTTTgaggtttttaatttaaaaaaagtttgaggAGGGAGGGTGCTgcgaagggagagaaggaaagacttATTAAGAAGTTGAAGGTTaggccagggccacacagtgagaccctgtctaaaagacaaaggaataggaggtagaggaggtggagaagaagTTACTTAAATTTgaatagaaaaaatattactGTCTCACTTCGTCAAGATCTAGACTAGGTTCTAGTGCGGAAGCAGTTCAAAGACCTGCTCCCTGGAGCTCTGA includes:
- the Tal2 gene encoding T-cell acute lymphocytic leukemia protein 2, with translation MTRKIFTNTRERWRQQSVNSAFAKLRKLIPTHPPDKKLSKNETLRLAMRYINFLVKVLGEQSLEQTGLAAQGNILGLFPQEPHLPALDERLLLNDYGVSSPGPSCEAP